TAGGCCGTGTTGAGGAGGGTCTTCATTGGGAGACGACGCAGACATTCCAACTCCTCTCTGCTGGAGGACGCGGTGCAGTTGACCAGGTTGGTTAGGGTGGCTGTGTGCTTGCTTgaggtgttggtggtggttccGGGGTCGGCGTTGGCGCCGCCTGATTCCATGATTGCGCGACGGAAGGGCACTTTGGGCACTTTGCCGCCATAGGCTGTTAGCTGCAGGCCGACGCCTGTTGCACCGTCACTTTCGCCGAAGATGGTGACCTGGTCTGGGTCGCCGCCGAAGGCGGCAATGTTGTCTTGGACCCACCATAGGGCTAAGCGCTGGTCCAGCAGACCGGCGTTCAGCGAGTCAGATTCGTTTAACGCAGGTGATGAGGCGAATCCGAAGATGCCGAGACGGTAGTTCATGGCAACGTAGATGACGGGGACATCCTTCTGGGCGGCTCCGTAGACCAGGAGGCTTGGGTCATAGGCAGAGTCGTAGATTTGGCCGATGgtgtcgccgccgccgtagATCCATACAAGAACTGGTAGACGGTCTGAGGAAGACGTGTTGAGTGGCCGATCGACACGCAGCGTTAAACAGTCCTCAGATATCGAAGTGACATTGTCAAAGATGGGAAAGTCTGCAATAGGTTCCTTTTGCTGGGGACAAGCTGCACCGGACTGAGTGGCATTCACCACAGAGCCGGAGGGATAGTTGTAAGGTTTCGGGGGAGCAAAGCGGTTGCTCCCGCTCGTGTCTTCACCAAAGcggatgttgaggaaggaTTCGGGTCAAGTTGCTCGCCGTCCCCTTGAACGAGACGTTGGAATCACGGAGGTGCACTGTAGGGATTATGCTCGAGAGCAAAGGGCGGGCAAGGCCCAATATACACACTTCtccaaaaagaagagaggaaagtgagAAATGCATTATTGGAGGTAATGCTGGGTTGAGACAAGAATCGCATTGTTGCGGATTTTGAGGCCCTTATATGCGACGAACTGCTCAGCCTCGTGGCAGGGAATTGATGATGTCAGGGTTTGAGACAGTGAGACCTGGCCGGCCATAATTGGCTGGACGTCAGAATTTCCCCATCGAGAAAACATCGCGAGGATCCCATGGTAATTCCAGGCTCTTCTCCGAGCTAGTTATGGTCTTGGTATCAGCACTAGTGAAATTCTTTCCATCGAAAAGCTTCGATCGGCACGCTGTGCCTCACCCTGCGGTGCTTTTCCGGCTGCAATGCAATGCGGTCTGACTCAGCCTCATTATCAGAATTGTCTTCATTTTTGCCTGAAGCATTGCAGTGGGTCATCAATGAGTAGGTTACAACTAAAATTAGGGAACTGAtctcatctttctttttcaatGGACTACTGATACATCTATATTCAGGTGGAATCATAAGACGTGAAAGGGATGAAGGGGATTATGGCCCAAAATGATGACCTCTGGGCGTATATCGAGTCAGGCCATATCGCGAAGATTGCCAATGATCACGGCCTTAAGTCGTTTACGGTCGGACAAGTACGTTAGAGTACCTCTGGACACTATTAGATCTAATATATGCTAGAATGACTTGGATCGCCGGATGTATTATAAGGACGAATATCTCGTTGGTTGACCACAAATCCTCGACATgttcgaagatgaggaccGCATACAGCAAGCTGATTTGTTTTACAAATGGCTCAGAAAAGCATACTTTACAATATCAAGTGCACACAGTATTCCGCTTGCCGCAACTGAATCTTGGGAGGACTTTATGAAGATTGCGTGGGATGAATGTAGTGATGGAAATCCTGCAAGTGATTCAGTACTATGTACGACCTCATTATATTCTTCACTCCTTGTTATGTCACAATGTTTAAGTTAATAGTTACTTTTACTACCAATTGTATCCAGATTTATAAACTGTTGCTTTCTTCAGTGGTATCTTAAAAGTTCACATAATTTAGAGTAGCTCTAATTAGCTGTGAAGACACTGAAAAGATAGCACTCATCTTTCAATCTCAATTCTGTACAAATCCACAATTATGAAAGCAGATTCTATACTTACAGCTTCGTTCCTATATTGTGCGAGGAAGCGAGGACTTCCCTACCAAGCGGCGTATGACGCgatcaaagaaaaaaaaactgTCGAGTACAGGAATCAGCTTGCTTCGTATTCCTTGAAAACTGAGATTGTGACAGATCATGAAGTTGAAGTTACATGTTAGGTGGAGACGCAACCCTGGTGcaagtgtatatatatttctagattaaccGCGATAATGCCTCGCATGGTCCCATACATTCAACCCTACTTATGGTCGACAAGGCCCAATGTAATCCTGGTGATATATTTGCACTCAATATGTTTCTTTCGCGGTCCACTaagttgaagttgaagtgAATGAAGAGAACCAGTGACAAAAGAGGTGGGCCTTGTGCTAGGCCCGCGTTTTACAACGGGAATGTTAGGGACTTGAAGTCGTCGGACGAAATATTGGATGACCGGCCTTTCATGAAGCTGGCGACTTAGGTTCACAGTATGGTATGGATACCGAATCCACACAATGTGAGAATTACCTCGGACACCGCGCAAGTGACCATGTATTAGGAGAGTTGTTCTGCACTATCcgcctcctttctctctcattGTAGTCAAGAATCAGGATTTCGGGCTTTAATCCGGTGGCCAGTCATAGAGCAGGCCAGATATTGTGCGCCGCCTTTATAGTCAATCACCCAGGAACTCATCGATCAAGCGGGATGCAATCTTTCAAATCCACCTTAGCGAGCTCTGCGAATGTTCCGTCACGCCATGTTTGTCGCATTAATCTTGGTACCATCCACTAATGCATTCctttccattcattccatatTCTTATACCTGATTGAGCCCGCTAGAGTATCCATAACTATCTCATACACCAGCCTTGAGTAGAGTCTAAGCGGATGTCCGATCGATAGACAAGTATAACTTGGTCCAAAAAGGCCGCTGTGGCTGTTCATCCAAGTCTTATTATTTCTACTAGTCCCAACTGAGGGGCTGGAGCTCAGGTTAATTATGACAAGGCTATACAGTACCCATAATCATGCATCATCAATACGACAGCCACAGCACCAAGAACTGTGGGTGCAGCGTAGACaataatatagaagataAACAACCGGACTAGTGTCTTCTCCCACCACGGCGGGGCCCCTGGGTACTTAGTTTGGATCCTTTGCCTGAAAGGGGCAAGGATACCCCCAATCACAATCCCACCCAGGAGCCAGGTAAGGACGGCAGCCTCTTTGAAGATAGTGGTGTTTTCTCCCGCTTGTCCATCCGTGTAGGCAAAAATAATGATCACCGGCACTGCACCAAGTATGAAAATAATGATCCCAGTTGCAATAAGAGACTTTAGGCCATATCTGTCAAACCATTTCTCGTTTTCATTTGCGATTGTGTCAAATTGTGTGTATGCGGGAATTGACTGTTTTATGGCAGAATTCTGGACAATTGTCACGCTGTTTCCGGAGCAGCTTAATTGCAAGTCGCCCTGCTGCACAGTCCTAACCTGAACACTGggcatattattattgcgATAAGTTAGCCTCCCAACAGTTCCATCGAACCAACGAACACTTCCCGGGCCATAGGTGGTTCCATTGTCAGTAAGGTTTATATTTTTCACCTCATCGAGCTCATGTGACTCGACCAAATAGAGGGTTGGATAACCAGGGGTAGCAACGTTTCCGGCAAAATTGATTGCTGACATGACCAAGTAAGGTAGAGGTGTAAATCCGTACGCTGCGAAGCCGTAGAGTCGGATCTGGTCCTGGTCATGACCAACAGTTTTGATCAACGTGTAGAGAGCATAAAACCCTTGCACCACTGCGACTATGGCTTTTGGAAAATTGTTGGTAGATGATATCTGGATATCTCTGACATTCTGTAGTGGCTCCACGCTGGCGTTCGAGGGTAGCATTGCCAATTTGTAGCCAGCAGGAAGATTGTATTGACCGTGTACTTCTCTGCACCGAAATGTGGATGTAAAATCTATTTCTTCAAGATTGCGACGGTCGACTGAGATTTGTGCTTGTCCGCCGGCATGAAGGTAGACATCCCGTAATGTTTGACCAGCTCTTGGCGACCATTGGTCATCTCGAACAACCGTACACAACGCACCAGAGCGAGCAGCCATGCGAAGAGGATCTTGGTAATACCAGTTGCCGCACCGACAAATGGCATCTAATCCTCGATAAATCCCATAGTAAGGATAAATCAGAGCGATAACAACATTAAACAAAGCAGAAAACATGTTCTCACCAGGTATAGACTTCACAGATGCTGCATGTGCTAAGTAATtcacaagaaagaagacaacgaTCCGGTACCATGGATTAGGCACACATAGCAAATGAGGATTACCATGTTGAAATGCATTGTCTGGAATTGTGAGATTAATGTTTTGTGTTTGGCAAGTAGTAGATTGCTCATAAAACTCATTGCTCGCCAGTGAAAATTGAGATGGTAGGACTAAGATGCCATTAGGTAAAGGGAGTATCATAGACCATATGTTGGACTGCATGCTGAGAACAGTAGATAAGATGTATAAGAAATTCCTTAGTTGATAATTTCACAGCTTATTGAGTTGGCTCGGAATACTAAAATTCGAGGAGACATCTAATTTTCATGACCGACCTTTAAATAGAAGTGACTTCTCTTCGTTGAACAATTTGATCATTCTCTGTCTGGTATGTTCCTTATGTACGTGAGCGGAAATATGACGAAAGATACTGATGAAAACGGCACTCTACTCGTGATGAATACGAGGCGAGCAAGCGTTTCCTATGGACCATCCTTTCTTTCCGAACATCTTTACATGACTTCAATAAGACGTCGGCGGATCAAGCACAGGGTCTGGAACATGAACTTATGCTCAATAAGAGAAGGAGTTGTAAGGCTAGACCCTACGCCAAGTTCCATGACCATCTGATGATAGTTCATAGTTGTCCCGAAAAAGCTATACAGATATTTAACCTAGACTTTATTACCCTTGAGATTAAGTTACGAAACCTAGGCTGTATTTGCTAGCAGCGTAGGGTCCAGAGAGGACACTGCGATAGCCTCCCAGCCTTGCAACCTGTTCAGAAACCTTAAGGAAGTTTTCATGTGACTGCGATCATTGTACGACAATATAAGGAATAATGGTTTAGCCTCAACTTCACCAGAGTTCCTGCTTAGGGCTGACGTTGTGTTGAGATTACCGGTGGCCACTTGAGCTATTTATGAGATATCACGCAGGTAGTACCTAGTAAAAAGGAAGCGGAAGTACTCCTTCTGCTGACAGGACCTACCGTATCAAAATTGGTATCAATAACGACAGGGTGAGACGACTAGTAGAGTTAGCTAAATAGTTAATATTGTGGTCTGAGTCACTAGATGTTCCAGGGCCAATTAGAAACTTTCCCGCAGAATGGCGGTCTGACCCATAGTGTCAGTAGAGGAGTTCCGATGTCCTATTTCATTTGGTGCCAGATAATTTCAGTTTctgaataaattaaagagAGGAACAGAGGAACAACGCCTGTTATATTCATGTCTCTCCACTGATAATAAgatgtggtggtgtcaaACAGTCCGCCATAACTACCTGTCTAGCAATTGATAGGTGTAAATAAATGCACAGTGTGGTAGAGTTCTCTTTACAGTGCTCAACGATTTCTTCCCACTCTAGAGTGGAGAGATAGTTTTCATAATTCTTGTCACAAAAAGCAGGCTAAAGGAATTATTAGTTTCATTTTATTAATGTACAGTCTCTTTCACCACAAACAAGTGTGGTTGGGTTCATGCTACTCCGTATTAAGGGATACATCTCATCCGCAATCTTATGGAGCAATAAAAAAAGTGGGTCTTGGCCCTTTCATTAAAGCAGTAATACGCACGCATAGATTATAGATCTTTAAAACGGTTACTTTCTTCAGCTCAGTGTTGATTTTACTTTAACTGTCAATGAAGAACATGTAGAAGGGGGGCGGCATGAGCTTCGCGATTATATACTTTCTCTAATCCCTCAAATATGAGTTACAATAAATCAAGCCCAATCCATTCATTTCTGCCAGCAATGAACTGTCTCTTCTCATGGTAGTAGACCAATTGATGGTTGCATTGCCAGCCTTGTTCATGCTTATCTTAGAGTTAGTTTGGCCGTCACTGCTATTTGGCTTTATAAATCTCCGTCCATTCTTTGATAACATTATAACTCATAATGTTATCAAAGAATGGACGGAGATTAGTTAATTCCGCAACCCCAGCGGAGACAGGAAGGCCCCACCCGCCAGATCTTACTGATCCTGTCCTCTGATTCTTAATGATTCTTAATGACATTGAGAGCAttgaagcaagaaaaaaagatataaagacatacaacagaagggattcgctggtggtcacccacccaactactaacctcccggcgtgtggcttaagtacggctgagcggacgggaagccctgttttccacaccctgtggtcgtatgtactgtAATCAACATTGGAAGGAGTGATATAGAGCAAAATGCGAATGTTTTCTGAAAAGAGTGAAATTCTTGGAAGTCCCGCCGAAGAATCCTGATCAAACACAGCATATGTAGAACACATGAAGATCGATCTTCAGACCCAAGCTGTCGTGGGTCGGCATGGAATTGCCGCGCTACTATAGCGCCGCACGAAAGTCTCTTACATTAAAGTCGGCTGGAGATCATAAGATAGAGATTCCCGAGATATAGCTAACCATGGCAGGGTATGAATACGACGATGCTCTGATTACATGTGGCTGTGAATCGGCCTGGAGTCTCTAACAATTATTTCGCCCATATGGTATCAACATCATTGTTCTTTCCAGTAAGGTTCAGTTAGGGTATGGCCAAGGATAGATCACAATTTCAAATCCACCCAGAATCTGTTCTACCTTTTGTCTACATTAGTCTACCAATCGATTGAGTCGAATCCTCCAATGCAATCTGCAGATCATATTCCACGGCGGAGCAGTGTTAAAAGTATTTTGAGACAATATCTGATCAATCAAAAGCTATATATGCTGACAGTATGCAGTGATAGCATAAATAATATTGACCCGTGAGGTCAGTTACTGTGGCTTTTGGCTTTCGAAGTAATCTAGAGCATTCCATAGTACCTCTGCGTCAACTGAGATATACCCACATATTGACGTCCAAGGACCGTATTATTTATCCAAGAAGCTTGTCCATGTAGATTAAACCTTCCTAGTGAAATGCCACCAAGTCTTGGGAATTCGGTTTTGTCTATGCAACGCAATCAAAAAGCTATGTAAGAGTCCACCGTCAAAAGGTTCAACGCTCTGTCTGATTCTAGCTCTTCTCGATACTCATAACCACCCATCCACATAGTAACCTGATACCACCAGCTGTCTCTCCCGAAGCGCATTGCTGTCGTGTATTCCCAAAATTCGGGATACCAACCTCCCGATTCCCAGTCGAGAAAGCCAGCCAAGTGCCCATCTTCATTGATTAGAATGTTATGAGCTTTGAGGTCTCCGTGAGTGAACTTGACTTTATAAGGGCGCTGTTGTAACTGCTTCGCAGTAGCGAATGTATTATTGTAATCGTCAACAGATATGAAACCATGCTGAGATGCTGGTGCAAAAAGGTGCTGGTAGAATGATTTGTGATCTTTGAAAGGACCCATGATGTGGTCAGGGACGCGCGAGCTGCGGAGGGCCGTTCCGATAGGCGAGCAGATAATATCCTGACTTGGTGGCTCCCACTCGCGCATAGCGTGGACGCAAGTCTTCAGTTCTTCAAGCCACGGACCCTCGTCAGCAACCTCCAAGGGATCATCGGAGTTCACAAGACTGAAGCCCGGCAGTCTCGTCATGAGTATCGAGACCTCTCGGGTCAAGTGAGGAGTAACGTGCTCTCCGCAGCTGAGGACTCTTGGGACTGGAATACCAGCTGCTCGAGCCATTTGCATTGCAATGACCTCCTCCACGCTCGTCCGATCGGTCCATTTTAGAACGAGTCCAAACGGCAGCTGGATAATGTGCGGGTCAAAATATAACCCGAACAGGTAGCAGTAGCACCGTGAGAAGTGGTAGAGCAAACCATGTGCTTTACCCCAAAGCCATCTGCTATTGGCGCCTGGTACGGCGGGCACTGGTGGGGTTACTCTTTGGACTGTAGTAACAGCGGGTGCTGGCCAGGTATAATCCGGAGT
The window above is part of the Aspergillus luchuensis IFO 4308 DNA, chromosome 8, nearly complete sequence genome. Proteins encoded here:
- a CDS encoding uncharacterized protein (COG:S;~EggNog:ENOG410Q0CK;~TransMembrane:4 (o12-30i314-335o350-369i389-414o)), whose product is MSSVKSIPGENMFSALFNVVIALIYPYYGIYRGLDAICRCGNWYYQDPLRMAARSGALCTVVRDDQWSPRAGQTLRDVYLHAGGQAQISVDRRNLEEIDFTSTFRCREVHGQYNLPAGYKLAMLPSNASVEPLQNVRDIQISSTNNFPKAIVAVVQGFYALYTLIKTVGHDQDQIRLYGFAAYGFTPLPYLVMSAINFAGNVATPGYPTLYLVESHELDEVKNINLTDNGTTYGPGSVRWFDGTVGRLTYRNNNMPSVQVRTVQQGDLQLSCSGNSVTIVQNSAIKQSIPAYTQFDTIANENEKWFDRYGLKSLIATGIIIFILGAVPVIIIFAYTDGQAGENTTIFKEAAVLTWLLGGIVIGGILAPFRQRIQTKYPGAPPWWEKTLVRLFIFYIIVYAAPTVLGAVAVVLMMHDYGYCIALS
- a CDS encoding uncharacterized protein (COG:S;~EggNog:ENOG410PUSY;~InterPro:IPR011009,IPR002575;~PFAM:PF01636;~TransMembrane:1 (i28-47o)), yielding MQSHVGTARSIVRHILVYFLQRPRNVDLFIFWRALFTMWLSLIPSIITPDYTWPAPAVTTVQRVTPPVPAVPGANSRWLWGKAHGLLYHFSRCYCYLFGLYFDPHIIQLPFGLVLKWTDRTSVEEVIAMQMARAAGIPVPRVLSCGEHVTPHLTREVSILMTRLPGFSLVNSDDPLEVADEGPWLEELKTCVHAMREWEPPSQDIICSPIGTALRSSRVPDHIMGPFKDHKSFYQHLFAPASQHGFISVDDYNNTFATAKQLQQRPYKVKFTHGDLKAHNILINEDGHLAGFLDWESGGWYPEFWEYTTAMRFGRDSWWYQVTMWMGGYEYREELESDRALNLLTVDSYIAF